The genomic DNA GCatttcttaccaaacaatttgATATAAGTACGTTTCTTGTACCTCAGAAACTCTCCGAGTTATAAGCAATTTTGTCAACGAAGGTCCAAGACCCAccaaattttcaagatttttagtcatcagtggacatttttgggtgtaacttgagaaccacttagaatattttcaatttttttttacaatcatATAGTGGGTTCCCTTAGGATTAATTTAAACGTAAGAACGTAGTTCAGAGTTATAAATTTGGATAGTTAAACCAGTTTTGGTTGGACcaatttttttgctacttttcttAACATGTTTTCACTATTCTAGCAAATTTTTCCatgaaataataagaatatttttacagGAGTCTTACCTAAAGAAATACCATTTCTTTCCCAACAATTTGATATGAGAACGTTTCTTGTATCTTAAATACTTTTTGAGTTGGAGGCAATTTTGTCAATCAAGGTCCAAGAGCCCTCCAACCTTTAAGATTTTTAGTCATCACTGGACATTTTTGGGTGTAACTTGGGAACCTCttggaatatttgaatattttttatacattcatATAATCAAGTCTCTGAAGATTAATTACAGGATAAAAACATAGTTCCGAGTTAAAAACTTGGGAAGTTAAAGCGGTTTTGGTAGGGTCAACTTTCTTTGCCAATTTTCTTAACAATATTTCACTATCCTAgcaatttttttcatgaaattataagaatatttttacagGAGTCTTACCTAAAGAAAACGCatttcttaccaaacaatttgATATAAGTACGTTTCTTGTACCTCAGAAATTCTCTGAGTTATAAGCGGTTTTGTCAACGAAGGTCCAAGACCCAccaaattttcaagatttttagtCATCACTGGACATTTTTGGGTGTAACTTGAGAACCTCTTggaatatttgaataatttttgtagaTTCATATAATCAAGTCTCTGAGGATTAATTTATGGATAAAAAACATAGTTCAGAGTTAAAAACTTGGGTAGTTAAAGCAGTTTTGGTTAGAGCAatttattttgactattttcttaacaaattttcACTATCGtcgcaatttttttcataaaataatacgAATATTCTTAAAGGAGTCTTACTCAAAAATAAACCATTTCTTTTTCAACAATTGGATATGAGAACATTTTTTGTACCTTcaatactttttgagttagaggcaattttgataattaaggTCCAAGACACAGCAAATTTCAGGTTTTtgatacatatttaatttttatttattagcagcaattaaaaaaatacaaagtgaATAGGTATTAAACAAACTAATGAACTTATTCTAATGCAAATTACTACATGCACAATGGCATTTAAGATGTTGTGTGTGCGCTATTACTATGTAATGCAACATCAAGATTTTTGGACATTAATAGACATTTTTTAGTGTAACTTGAGAACCACTtagaatattttcaatttttttttacaatcatATGGTAGGTTCCCTGAGGATtcatttaagggtaaaaacgtaCTTCCAAGTTATAAATGTGGATAGTTAAACCAGTTTTGGTAGaggcattttttttgctatttttccTAACATATTTTCACTATTCTTGCAATTTTTTCTatgaaataataagaatatttttacagGAGTCTTACCTAAAGAAACAGCATTTCTtacccaataatttgatatgagaacgtttcttgtacctcaaaaactctctgaGTTATAGGCAATTTTGTCAATAAGGGTCCAAGAACCACCGAATTTGAGGTTTTTAAAACCCATTGCCACATCAAAATTTTTAGTCAACAGTGGATATTTTTCGGTATAACTTGGCAACcgcttataatatttttaaaatttctttacatTCATTTACTCGGGTTCCTGGTGATTAATTTAAGGGTAGAAACGTAGTTCAAAGTTAAATATTTGGGTAGTTAAGGCAGTTTTGGTTAGGgcaattttcttaacaaattttcACTATCCTTGCAATTTTGTACATGAAATAATAAGAATGTTTTTACAGGAGTATCACCCAAAGAAAAAGCATTTCCTTCCCAACAATTTGATATAAGAAcgtttcttgtacctcaaatactttttgagttagaggcaattttatcAGTCAAAATCCAAGAGCCTCCCAATCTTCAAGATTTTTAGTCCTCAGTGGACATTTATGGGTGTAACTTGGGAACCTCTTgcaatatttgaataatttttgtacatTCATATAATCAAGTTTCTGAAGATTAATTTAAGGGTAAAAGCATAGTTCCAAGTTAAAAACTTGGGGAGTTAAAGCAGTTTTGGTAGGGTCAACTTTCTTTGCCAATTTTCTTAACAATATTTCACTATCCTAgcaatttttttcatgaaataataaGAATGTTCTTATAGGAGTACTACCCAAAGAAAAAGCATTTCTTTCTCAACAATTTGATATGAGAAcgtttcttgtacctcaaaaactctttgagttaTAAGTAATTTTATCAACGAAGGTCCAAGAGCCACCAAATTTGACGTTTTGAAACACATATTGCAACATCAAGATTTTTAGTCATtagtggacatttttgggtGTAACTTGGGGACCCCTAAGactattttcataatttttttacactcaTAATCTTGGGTTCCTAAGGATTGATTTGAGGGTAGAAACGTAGTTGAggattaaatatttgggtagTTAAGGGGGTCTTGCAAATTTCTCCATGAAAAAATACGAATTTTCTCACAGGAGTGTTACCCAAAGAAAGAGCATTCTTTACCCAACAATTTGATATGAGAGCAAATTAGATTCTTTTACCTCAAAAACCCTCCCAGTTAAGAgcaattttatcaacaaaagtccaaaaatcaagaaatataacGGTGAATTGAAAGATgtattacaattttaatataaaagaatataGGACAACTAAGATCGAATGTCCCAAGAATATTCCTGCAACATGTTCAAAGGACCTTGTTTGTTGAAGTTACACTGACataaaaaatcacaattaaGAACGAAAAATAGGTCTGAAGTACTTGGGAATCATGAAAGATGAAAACTTAAGCTGGAAAgagcatttaaaatatgttatacaaaagaccagaaaattaagatttaagttTTATGAATTAAGGAATTTATTACCATTGATAACCCTTAAAATGATTTACTATGCACTCGTTGAGTCTGTGGAGAAAAGGACCTACAGTAACTTATATGTATAAAAGTGGATACTTAAAATAATGCGTTTTATTCTACTGTTTAAGAGAAAGtgatttattcaatattatattgtattaataCATTAAATGAGTAGTTGGATTTATGCTGAAATCCAATTACTACAAGGAAAATTCGAGCAATTTCAAAAACACAAGAAATGCTGCACATATGACAAAAAGTAGCTCTGCAAAATCCCTAGCATACTctcttataataatattaagaccAATCAATATtctacagtaaaaaaaataaataaataaataaatggataaTTGACAATATCCTATATATCCAAATAGTTAGCAGATTGGAGAATTATATTGATCGTGGACCTAATTCAATGTATATTCGGGTGAATGTTGTTTCTGTTACTGGATATTTTTATGTTACTGGAATTTGCCAATTTAATATTGGGTAGAGAAATATTATATGGAAActgtgtattatttattttctgctaataaattattattactcaGTAATGGAGTACATGGCCTGTTTGCCCTCCTAGGTGGCACattctttatagtttttttgtttaaattaggtGATACTATAATGTGATTGATGGTATATTGATGTTAAATGTTACTATGAtgtattgatattaaattaaattaaattgaaccAATTACTGATTGAGTATTTAGATctgtaaaagaataaatttaagttGAAGTTTCAAGACTTGATGCTCTGATTAGTGGCTAGAATCTATGAAGTTATTTATttgtgaatatttaatttatgagTATATGTTACTATGATTTattgctaattaaaaaaaattcaccaGGTAACACTGCCAGTGGTTCCTATTCCTGGATAGATCCCGAGGGATACCAGCACGAAGTCCATTATGTAGCCGACGAAAACGGTTTTCAGCCCCAAAGTGCCGATTTACCAACTCCTCCACCTATTCCCGAGGCCATTTTAAGGTCCTTGCAGTACATCGCAGCCCATCCTCCACAGACCCGAAGCACCTTTGCAGGCTAATTTGTATGAATTTGATGAATATATTATACACGAAAAAATACActgaacaaataaattattaatatttttattgtcgtTTTAATTAGTTATTTGCTCCCCACTGGGGCTTCCTTTTCTCAATAAAACTCCTGATTCCCTCCCGGCAATCCCCGATTTGTAAATTCTCCAACATCTTTTCGCAACCTAACTGGTACGCCTTCCTCACATCGCACTCCACttgtttataataaaacctTTTACCCAGCTCTATTACGTCCCTACTTTTAGCTTTGATGGTTTCGCAGATGACACCCACTTCATCATCTAATTGATCACCAGAATACACCTTGCTCACCAGTCCGAAACTTTTGGCTTCTTCAGCTGAAATTGGCAGACCGGTAAAGAGCATGTATAGGGCGGGCATTTTGTTTATCGATCGGGCCAGGGCCACTCCTGGGGTCGAgcaaaataaaccaaaattagccctgaaatatacaatattaattaatttaaaggatTATAGGGATTATATTGTACCCGGGAGTGGAAAATTTACTTTGGTCCGAGCATATTGAGATATCACATTGGGCTACTAATTGACAGCCAGCGGCGGCAGCAATGCCATCCACTTTTGCTATGATGGGCACAGGACTGTCTATTAATGTGTTCATTAATTTATATGCGGAGGTGAAGCAGGCCTCTTGTTGGGTTTTATTTGAGGCCTATGAAGGCATTAAAATAGGATTTATAGTGGTTAGTTGATCTTTACTTACAAGTTCTTTAAGGTTGTGTCCGCCTGAAAAGGCGGGGCCCTCACCTGATAAAACTATCACCCTCAGTTCAGGATTGTGTTCGTCTTTCTTAATATGCTCGATAAGGGTTTCCATCATGGCAACTGATAAGGAATTTCTGCAGTCGTTTATAAGCTTTAAGGCAAATTAAGCGTGTTTGAGTAGAATTACCTTGTTTTCGGATCGGTCAtcgtaatttgtttaattccatTCTTAAAATCTGTCCTTACTAAGTTTGGGTTTGGAAAATCGGACATACTCCTGCCGATCCTTCTGGTGGTCATTAATGCTTTTTTTAGGAACATTTTATAGCGATTAGGGCTTAATaaacaactaaattaaataaaaatatacgttACACAACAAAATATAGACTATAAACTGATAATGAAATGATAAAACaatattgtttacattttaaattaagtaatgtAATGGTTGACCTAACCTATAACTAATAAGGTCGCAGTGTTGCCAAGAGGAACAAGCCTGATTATTCaatttagcaaatattatttttggctGTCCACGTGTTATATGGtagtttaaaaactataaataataatttttttaagatagtctTTTCAGTTTAttacatcaattttttttaaattctcttttTCCATCCCTAGGATGTCCAATAAATTCCtagatattggaattttttcccAGACGTGGCAACCTTGCACTGACATTAATCAATGTCAGCTGTTCCAAATATTCCGCGATGCTGtcacatttattaaatttaatatttaatttaatgtatgaGTAAACAgtttattaagcaaaaaaatacagtacattgattaaaacaaatatataggGAGAGCAGCATAAAATGAgtataaactatttattatttgtattaattaatgGACGAAAACTTGTTAACCATTTACCAAATAAAATCAAGAAGATATAGGTATGATTCCTTGAGgcaattatatagttttttggGTTCTTTCTTGTTGTAAATGAGGttaaagttatatttatgtatgttttttaattagttttataatttatgatatacctaaattagttttaataacttttattttttatattctatgtTTTTACTGTTTTGATGTGGGTAAGTTGCGTTTTCGTTTAGGTATTTTGTTGTTTCATTTTATGATTGTTTTAGCACCATTATTTGTAAGTTGTATTATGTTTTTAGGACAGGACAGTTTTAATTTGacctttttaatattgtaaatatttatttaactttgtttaaaacaattttgttttgaagcatttttttaattaatttaatttattttatatgacaATTAATGTGGCAACGTGGTCTGACTGTCAAATGTGCAATGTGCATCCTAACCTAAAAAACATAACCAAATATAAACAAAGCAAACAACAAAGTTTTTTGTGGATTTTATtagcattaaatttaattttaactaagaaaagatataaaacaataaattccgCTATCCAAAATGGTGTGCAAAGACACCTTGCGCATCAAACATCTCCCCAAAGAGCTGACCGACCATCAAAAGGAAGATTTCGTAAAACACTTCGGGGCCTACAAAGTGAAAATAATAACATCAAAAGCGAAATCCAAATCGGTGGTCTATGCGAAATTCGAGAATGAAGAAGTGGCCAAAAACGTCATGTCCAGACTGCACCAGATCACGATCCTCAACTGTAGACTCTGTGTAGAGTTTGCAGAAACCGACATCCTACAGGGACAACTCACCAATCAGCGGGTCTCAGACGAACGCACCAACGTCGACGGCAAATTGTTTAAGAGTTTTATCAACAAGATTCACGCCTTTAACGATTCAGTGGGGTTTCACCAGCCACCACCCTCACATTTAAAGTATAACTACCCGAAAGCGAATAGGCCCACTATTAATAATATCGCCCACGCGTTGGCTACTGTACCGCGGTTTTACACGCAAGTGTTACATCTGATGAACAAAATGAATCTTCCTCCACCTTTTGCTGTGCCCGAGCCACCTGTACGGGTGGTGGTACCCGGAGGACAAGCTCAACCAGTTGTGACTCAAAAGGTAAGCAGGgggttttttataaaatgtgtcAGGAACCTTTCGGTGGGAAAGTTTTAGGTGTATACTGTTATTGCTTTAATTTGGGGCTTGTTTTTTGCATATTGAAATCAAATCATACAAAATTGAATACACTGGATGTGctgtacacagacttctcgaaTCCTTGATTTCATCCTTGTCTGGTGGAGTTCTTCATCTCATATTTGACTGGCAGGCTT from Anthonomus grandis grandis chromosome 7, icAntGran1.3, whole genome shotgun sequence includes the following:
- the LOC126738608 gene encoding endocuticle structural glycoprotein SgAbd-3-like, which codes for MFLKSAILVALSGAVLGGIFPEYRQQQAVLALSRSSPDGSYEYSFQSPDGTYQEHHGGLKNLSPYPGNTASGSYSWIDPEGYQHEVHYVADENGFQPQSADLPTPPPIPEAILRSLQYIAAHPPQTRSTFAG
- the LOC126738607 gene encoding enoyl-CoA hydratase domain-containing protein 3, mitochondrial isoform X2, with translation MMETLIEHIKKDEHNPELRVIVLSGEGPAFSGGHNLKELASNKTQQEACFTSAYKLMNTLIDSPVPIIAKVDGIAAAAGCQLVAQCDISICSDQSKFSTPGANFGLFCSTPGVALARSINKMPALYMLFTGLPISAEEAKSFGLVSKVYSGDQLDDEVGVICETIKAKSRDVIELGKRFYYKQVECDVRKAYQLGCEKMLENLQIGDCREGIRSFIEKRKPQWGANN
- the LOC126738607 gene encoding enoyl-CoA hydratase domain-containing protein 3, mitochondrial isoform X1, which gives rise to MFLKKALMTTRRIGRSMSDFPNPNLVRTDFKNGIKQITMTDPKTRNSLSVAMMETLIEHIKKDEHNPELRVIVLSGEGPAFSGGHNLKELASNKTQQEACFTSAYKLMNTLIDSPVPIIAKVDGIAAAAGCQLVAQCDISICSDQSKFSTPGANFGLFCSTPGVALARSINKMPALYMLFTGLPISAEEAKSFGLVSKVYSGDQLDDEVGVICETIKAKSRDVIELGKRFYYKQVECDVRKAYQLGCEKMLENLQIGDCREGIRSFIEKRKPQWGANN